GGATGTCCCGCTCGTTGAACTGCAAAAACGCATCCAGTTTTTTACGCCAGTCCCGCATGAAGATCTGGCGGTGGCGTCTGGCCTGTTCTTCGGCATAGTCCAGGTACATGGTAACAATCCTGTTGAGCCCCTCGATTTCATCGACGTTCAGGTAATTTTTAGCAATGGTGACATCCCCCTTGCGCACCTTGGCCCCTTTCCATGAGGTCAGCCCCATGTTGGGCATAGAGACGTCGGCCCTTTCGGTGATCAGCTCGGCAGCCGTTTTGCCGGAGATGGCGAAATGCAGCTTGTTTTGAACAATGCTGAAAAACTCCAGGGTTTCCTCGGCCTTTGGGTCGTAATCCGCCGCCAGTTTATAGATATCCCGAATTTTCTGGTAAAAGCGTTTTTCACTGGCCCGGATGTCCCGAATCCGTTCCAGCATCTCGTCAAAATAGTCGGAACCGATGTTGACGACTGCCTTCAGGCGTTCATCATCCATTGTAAAGCCCTTGACCAGGTATTCGTTCAAGTGCTCCGTGGCCCACCGGCGGAACTGGGTACCCCGGCGGGACCGCACGCGGTATCCCACGGCGATGATGGCTTCGAGGTTGTAAAATTTGGTGCGGTAGCCCTTGCCGTCAGCGGCAGTTGTCAAGTATTCCTTGACAACTCGTTTTTCCGTCAACTCGTCTTCATTAAAGATATTTTTAAGATGCAGGCTAATATTTTGCTTAGATATCTGAAAAAGCTCTGCCATGGTCAACTGGTTCAACCAAACGGTTTCGTTTTCCAAGCGAACTTCTATGCGCGTCTGCCCATCCTCAGTTTGGTAGAGTAAAAATTCGCTCTTGGCTGGCAGGGTTTGATTTTCCTTGGCTGTTTTTTTTCTGCTCATTGCTGCATCGCCTCCTCGATAAGTTGTTCCACGCAAGTTTTGGCTCTCCAGCCGTTTTCTATCACCCTGTCCCCGCTTTTTGGCGAAAAATCGATTGTTTCCACATCCAGCAATACATACCGATTTGTTGAGTTTAGACAGTTATCTGACAGCATTTTGCGGTCTCCGCGAATAGGACTGCTATACTATAATAAATAGATATAACCGTAATGCGATACGTTTTTCATTTCCCGGCTACCTTCCAGTAATATTTGTTTTTTTGATATTCTCAATACGCTCATCCCAGGAAGGATGTTTGTCCCAAAACTTGCCGCTATCAGCTATGGCAAGCTTTAGTTTTTTTAATATTTCTATTTGATCGGAAATTGAAATGCCAAGGCATAAACAAGCTTTAGATGCCTCTGTGTCAGCTTCAGATTCCTGTATTTTGTTAAAATTATTTACAACAGCAGGGTTGGCCAAATAGTTTAGAAGCCCGGCGCCGGGAAGAATAATGTCAACCGCCAACATAACGCCTGTGGTAATATAGCTTACGGTTTTTGCTTTTGCGAGATGGCCGAGCTTATTATGGGCGATCTCATGAGACATAACAAATTTAAGAACATTATCATCAAAAACAAAAATGCCTTCGGTAAAGTAAAGATTATCGTCTGTTACCCAGGCGTTAGGCTCGCTGTGGTTTGATATATAATATTCCAGCTTGGTTTTTGGCTGTATGCAGCCGGACACTTCTTCGACTATTTTAATCATTCTGGCGGCCAGGTGTTTCGGGGGGATATGGGTTGCTGTTTGAGTATGGGCGCAGCCTATGAATGATACTGCAAAAACAATACTTATAAGCACTAATGAAAGCGATCTTTTCATTTATATCTTCCCCATCTCAAGCCATATCATGGCTGCAAGTTTTGCGTCATCAAGGGCGCGGTGTCTTTGGGGCTCACTGTTTCCAGTCTGTGATCGGGCAGATGCGGGCGGGATATTACCCTTTTGAGAATGGTTTGATTTATAACCTGTCACAACGTGTGTTCGCAACCTGTTCTTCAAAAGAATCATCCATCAAATCAGCAAATTTTTCTACTGGATATTCGGCCCCGCAAGACTTGCAGGTTAAGTAAACACGTTGTCACGTTTTTTTCAGAATCAGTTTTTTACCGCAGGTTAAACAATTAGCAAAATATTTTTCTCTCATTTTTTTATAACTCCTTTTATATTAAAATAGCATAGTGATGAATGAAAAAGCAATAATCTAATAATCACAAGAAAACCCTGTAAGCTGAGAATCAGATACCCTCTCCTAGAGACCTTTGCAAAACGCCCCCTTTTGCCCAATTAGCGCTGATGCTTCACTTCGTGTCGGCGTCAGACTCAAATTTTAAGCCTCGAAATACTCAATGTATTCCTGCATTTAAAATTTTCGCCTTCCTTGAACTTGAACAAAATTGAGCATTTT
This genomic window from Anaerolineae bacterium contains:
- a CDS encoding virulence RhuM family protein, producing the protein MSRKKTAKENQTLPAKSEFLLYQTEDGQTRIEVRLENETVWLNQLTMAELFQISKQNISLHLKNIFNEDELTEKRVVKEYLTTAADGKGYRTKFYNLEAIIAVGYRVRSRRGTQFRRWATEHLNEYLVKGFTMDDERLKAVVNIGSDYFDEMLERIRDIRASEKRFYQKIRDIYKLAADYDPKAEETLEFFSIVQNKLHFAISGKTAAELITERADVSMPNMGLTSWKGAKVRKGDVTIAKNYLNVDEIEGLNRIVTMYLDYAEEQARRHRQIFMRDWRKKLDAFLQFNERDILTNAGKVSKAVADQLAIEQYEIFHHHRLAEEAQQESLADDAKLKRCLEKKK
- a CDS encoding M48 family metalloprotease, with product MKRSLSLVLISIVFAVSFIGCAHTQTATHIPPKHLAARMIKIVEEVSGCIQPKTKLEYYISNHSEPNAWVTDDNLYFTEGIFVFDDNVLKFVMSHEIAHNKLGHLAKAKTVSYITTGVMLAVDIILPGAGLLNYLANPAVVNNFNKIQESEADTEASKACLCLGISISDQIEILKKLKLAIADSGKFWDKHPSWDERIENIKKTNITGR